The DNA window ACCAAGGTTGGGCCGGGTGCGACCGCCTCCCGGCTCGCACCAGCCCGGCCCACGCCGAGCCCTGCCCCGAGCTGGACGGTGCGACCACCGCAGGACCGGAACCACAAACAAGGCATCAGGGGGCAGGGACGGGGGACCCATATCCGGCCGGTTCAGCTCCACACCGGCCTCGGGGTGAAGTCGCCTAGCGACCGGGCACACCTTCCCGCCCGAACCCGACAGCTAACCTCGCAGGCGTGCCGGAGGGATATCTCTACCGTGCACGAACTCAGTTCGCGCCGTGGCAGCCGCGTGTCTCGCGGCGCCGGCACTGTCGCACTGTCTCTGGGTCTCTGCCTCTGCGCCGGGCAGTTGGTCGCCGCGTCCCCCGCGGCTGCCGCTCCGGTCGCTGTCAAGGCAGCCGTCGCGACGCAGGCCGCCGCGAAGGTCAAGCCCAAGCTGACCGCCAAGGCCAGCACCCGGAGCCTGAAGTGGGGCTCCACCCTCAAGGTGACCGCCAAGGTCATCGACCCGCGTACCGGCAAGATCGCCAAGGGCACGGTCCGGCTCCAGGGCCTCGTCGGCGGCAAATGGCGGACGTGGGACACCGAGACCGTCAAGAACCAGAACGGGACGGTCACCCTCAAGTACGCCCCCAAGAACACGTACTACATCCGGACCCTCTTCACGGGCTCCGGCTTCAGCAGCGCGTCCACCGGCAAGACGAAGATCACTGTCAAGACGAGTGGCGCGAAGATCCTCGCTGAGGCGAAGAAGCACAAGGGCGCCCTGTACAAGTACGGCGCGTCGGGCCCCAAGCGCTTCGACTGCTCGGGCTACACCAAGTACGTCTACAAGAAGGCAGCCGGCAAGTCGCTGCCGCACAAGGCGAACTCGCAGCAGAAGTACGGCAAGAGCGTCAGCAAGAGCAAGAAGCAGGTCGGTGACCTGATCGTCTTCCGCAACGGGTCGTACGGTTACCACGCCGGCATCTACGCCGGCAACGGCTACATCTACGACTCGCCGCACACCGGCGCCCGGGTCGGCAAGCACAAGATCTGGAACAAGAACTACGTGGTCCGGCGCCTCGTTGCCTGACGTGCTTGGTTTCGTCTCCAGTAAGTGTTTCGTCTCCAGTAAGTAAGGAAAGACCGGCACGCGGCGTGGTGGCGCCGTAGCCGTGATCACGCCTGTGGGGTGTGGCCCGATCGATGGGGTCACGCCCCACAGGCGTTTCTTCTTCCGGGTACGGGCGACGCCGCCCCCGACCGCAGATGAGCCGTCCCCGAGAAGCCGCGCGACCGGGGCGTCCGGTCCGAGCCGTCCGGCGAGTTCTGCTACCGGTGCGTGGGCACGCTCCGCGGCCGCCCCGACGTGCGGAACGCGGAGGCGGAGTGCGGAGTGCGGACTGCCGAGCGCCGGAGTGCGGACTGCCGAGCGCCGGAGTGCGGACTGCCGAGCGCGGAGTGCCGAGCGCGGA is part of the Actinoplanes missouriensis 431 genome and encodes:
- a CDS encoding C40 family peptidase, producing MSRGAGTVALSLGLCLCAGQLVAASPAAAAPVAVKAAVATQAAAKVKPKLTAKASTRSLKWGSTLKVTAKVIDPRTGKIAKGTVRLQGLVGGKWRTWDTETVKNQNGTVTLKYAPKNTYYIRTLFTGSGFSSASTGKTKITVKTSGAKILAEAKKHKGALYKYGASGPKRFDCSGYTKYVYKKAAGKSLPHKANSQQKYGKSVSKSKKQVGDLIVFRNGSYGYHAGIYAGNGYIYDSPHTGARVGKHKIWNKNYVVRRLVA